Proteins encoded within one genomic window of Suricata suricatta isolate VVHF042 chromosome 17, meerkat_22Aug2017_6uvM2_HiC, whole genome shotgun sequence:
- the COASY gene encoding bifunctional coenzyme A synthase has translation MAVFRSGLLVLTTPLASLVPRLAPILTSAARLVKHTLYVHLQPGMSLGGPAQPQSSLVQATFEVLDFITHFYAGADVHRHLDVRVLLTNIGAKSAFLPPLPSSVQNLAHPPEVVLTDFQTLDGSQYNPVKQQLERYATSCYSCCPQLASVLLYPDYGTGELPGEPLDAPLPSTIRPASPVARSPKQPVRGYHRGAVGGTFDRLHNAHKVLLSVACILAQEQLVVGVADKDLLKSKLLPELLQPYAERVEHLSEFLVDIKPSLTFDIIPLLDPYGPAGSDPSLEFLVVSEETYRGGMAVNRFRLENDLEELALYQIQLLKDQNHADNEEDKVSSSTSRQRMLGKLLRPPYKRPELPTELYVIGLTGISGSGKSSVAQRLKGLGAFVIDSDQLGHRAYAPGGPAYQPIVEAFGTDILHKDGTINRKVLGSRVFGNKEQLKILTDITWPIIAELAREEMNRAVAEGKHVCVIDAAMLLEAGWQNTVHEVWTVVIPETEAVRRIVERDGLSEAAAQSRLQSQMNGQQLVDQSHVVLSTLWEPQVTQRQVEKAWALLQKRISQTP, from the exons ATGGCCGTGTTCCGGTCGGGCCTCCTGGTGCTGACGACGCCGCTCGCCTCTCTGGTCCCACGCCTGGCCCCCATCCTGACCTCGGCGGCCCGGCTGGTGAAACACACGCTCTATGTACACCTGCAGCCGGGCATGAGCCTGGGGGGCCCGGCCCAGCCCCAGTCCAGCCTCGTGCAGGCCACGTTTGAGGTCCTGGATTTCATCACGCACTTCTACGCCGGCGCTGACGTCCACAGGCACTTGGATGTCAGAGTCCTGCTGACCAATATAGGAGCCAAGAGcgcctttctccctcccctgcccagctcaGTCCAGAACCTGGCCCACCCACCGGAAGTGGTGCTGACTGACTTCCAAACCCTGGATGGGAGCCAGTACAACCCGGTCAAACAACAGCTAGAGCGCTATGCCACCAGCTGCTACAGTTGTTGTCCCCAGCTGGCCTCAGTGCTGCTATACCCCGATTATGGGACTGGAGAGCTCCCCGGGGAACCCCTGGATGCCCCCTTGCCCTCCACCATCAGGCCAGCGTCCCCCGTGGCCAGGTCTCCAAAGCAGCCAGTGCGCGGCTACCACCGTGGGGCTGTGGGTGGCACCTTTGACCGCCTGCACAATGCCCACAAGGTGTTGCTCAGTGTCGCGTGCATCCTGGCCCAGGAGCAGCTTGTGGTGGGAGTAGCAGACAAAGACCTGTTGAAGA GCAAGTTGCTCCCTGAGCTGCTCCAACCCTACGCAGAACGTGTGGAACATCTGAGTGAGTTCCTGGTGGACATCAAGCCCTCCTTGACTTTTGATATCATCCCCCTGCTGGACCCCTATGGGCCCGCTGGCTCTGACCCCTCCTTGGAGTTCCTGGTGGTCAGCGAGGAGACCTATCGTGGGGGGATGGCCGTCAACCGCTTCCGTCTTGAGAAT GATCTGGAGGAGCTTGCCTTGTACCAGATCCAGCTGCTGAAGGACCAAAACCATGCAGACAATGAAGAGGACAAAGTCAGTTCCTCCACCTCCCGCCAACGAATGCTGGGAAAGCTGCTTCGGCCTCCATAC AAGAGGCCCGAGCTCCCCACAGAGCTCTACGTGATTGGGCTGACGGGCATCAGTGGCTCTGGGAAGAGCTCAGTAGCTCAGCGGCTTAAGGGCCTGGGGGCGTTTGTCATCGACAGTGACCAACTGGGCCATCGGGCCTACGCCCCAGGGGGTCCTGCCTACCAGCCCATTGTGGAAGCCTTCGGAACAG ATATCCTCCACAAAGATGGCACTATCAACAGGAAGGTTCTAGGCAGCCGGGTGTTTGGGAACAAG GAGCAGCTGAAGATCCTCACAGACATTACATGGCCAATTATCGCAGAGCTAGCTCGAGAGGAGATGAATCGGGCTGTGGCTGAGG GAAAGCATGTGTGCGTGATCGATGCTGCCATGCTGCTTGAAGCCGGCTGGCAGAACACGGTGCATGAGGTGTGGACCGTCGTCATCCCAGAGACTGAG GCTGTACGCCGAATTGTGGAGAGGGATGGGCTGAGTGAGGCTGCAGCTCAGAGTCGGCTGCAGAGCCAGATGAATGGGCAACAGCTTGTGGACCAGAGCCACGTGGTGCTGAGCACCTTATGGGAACCACAGGTCACCCAGCGCCAG GTGGAGAAAGCCTGGGCTCTCTTGCAGAAGCGCATCTCCCAGACGCCGTAA
- the MLX gene encoding max-like protein X isoform X2: protein MRGWLRQPGLQAWQGRGWTPVPESRGPSTACPHNFRGYCSHEPFEGTPFYRMCFVSRCGRGEGRLLCQPHARLRVSCPLGFEFSRLRMRGPRPALHLSFVGWWVWVTWKCLASSSPQGARPLAGFRFGGSEMTEPGASPDDPWVKVEYAYSDNSLDPGLFVESTRKGSVVSRANSIGSTSASSVPNTDDEDSDYHQESYKESYKDRRRRAHTQAEQKRRDAIKRGYDDLQTIVPTCQQQDFSIGSQKLSKAIVLQKTIDYIQFLHKEKKKQEEEVSMLRKDVTALKIMKVNYEQIVKAHQDNPHEGEDQVSDQVKFNVFQGIMDSLFQSFNASISVASFQELSACVFSWIEEHCKPQTLREIVIGVLHQLKNQLY, encoded by the exons ATGCGGGGTTGGCTGAGGCAGCCAGGACTGCAGGCCTGGCAGGGCAGGGGTTGGACACCCGTCCCTGAGAGCCGCGGGCCCAGCACAGCATGTCCACACAACTTTCGGGGATACTGTTCGCACGAGCCTTTTGAGGGgactccattttacagaatgtGCTTCGTGTCGCGGTGTGGGCGTGGGGAAGGACGACTTCTGTGtcagccccacgccaggctccgTGTCTCCTGCCCCCTCGGGTTTGAGTTTTCCAGGCTGCGCATGCGCGGGCCGCGCCCCGCCCTCCACCTCTCGTTCGTGGGTTGGTGGGTTTGGGTCACGTGGAAGTGCCTCGCCTCTTCCTCGCCGCAGGGGGCCCGGCCGCTGGCTGGTTTCCGGTTCGGTGGGTCGGAGATGACGGAGCCGGGCGCCTCTCCGGACGACCCCTGGGTCAAG GTGGAGTATGCCTACAGTGACAACAGCCTGGATCCCG GGCTTTTTGTAGAAAGTACCCGAAAGGGGAGTGTAGTGTCCAGAGCTAATAGCATCGGTTCCACCAGTGCCTCTTCCGTCCCCAATACAG ATGATGAGGACAGTGATTACCACCAGGAGTCCTACAAGGAGTCCTACAAAGACCGGAGGCGGCGAGCACACACTCAGGCGGAGCAAAAGAGGAGAGATGCCATCAAG AGAGGCTATGATGACCTCCAGACCATCGTCCCCACCTGCCAGCAGCAGGACTTCTCCATTGGCTCCCAAAAGCTCAGCAAAGCCATCGTCCTACAGAAGA CTATTGACTACATCCAGTTTTTgcacaaggagaagaaaaagcaggaggaggaggtgtcCATGCTACGCAAGGACGTCACGGCCCTAAAGATCATGAAAGT GAACTATGAACAGATCGTGAAGGCGCACCAGGACAACCCCCACGAGGGAGAAGACCAGGTCTCTGACCAAGTCAAGTTCAATGTGTTTCAAGGCATCATGGACTCTCTGTTCCAGTCCTTCAATGCCTCCATCTCTGTGGCCAGTTTCCAGGAGCTGTCGGCCTGTGTCTTCAGCTGGATTGAGGAGCACTGTAAGCCTCAG ACCCTCCGGGAGATCGTGATTGGCGTCTTGCACCAGTTGAAGAACCAGCTGTACTGA
- the MLX gene encoding max-like protein X isoform X1 has protein sequence MRGWLRQPGLQAWQGRGWTPVPESRGPSTACPHNFRGYCSHEPFEGTPFYRMCFVSRCGRGEGRLLCQPHARLRVSCPLGFEFSRLRMRGPRPALHLSFVGWWVWVTWKCLASSSPQGARPLAGFRFGGSEMTEPGASPDDPWVKASPAGAHAGEGRAGRARARGGSGRRGDSLQFPKVPPPSGPLGCREDSPHPARAKVEYAYSDNSLDPGLFVESTRKGSVVSRANSIGSTSASSVPNTDDEDSDYHQESYKESYKDRRRRAHTQAEQKRRDAIKRGYDDLQTIVPTCQQQDFSIGSQKLSKAIVLQKTIDYIQFLHKEKKKQEEEVSMLRKDVTALKIMKVNYEQIVKAHQDNPHEGEDQVSDQVKFNVFQGIMDSLFQSFNASISVASFQELSACVFSWIEEHCKPQTLREIVIGVLHQLKNQLY, from the exons ATGCGGGGTTGGCTGAGGCAGCCAGGACTGCAGGCCTGGCAGGGCAGGGGTTGGACACCCGTCCCTGAGAGCCGCGGGCCCAGCACAGCATGTCCACACAACTTTCGGGGATACTGTTCGCACGAGCCTTTTGAGGGgactccattttacagaatgtGCTTCGTGTCGCGGTGTGGGCGTGGGGAAGGACGACTTCTGTGtcagccccacgccaggctccgTGTCTCCTGCCCCCTCGGGTTTGAGTTTTCCAGGCTGCGCATGCGCGGGCCGCGCCCCGCCCTCCACCTCTCGTTCGTGGGTTGGTGGGTTTGGGTCACGTGGAAGTGCCTCGCCTCTTCCTCGCCGCAGGGGGCCCGGCCGCTGGCTGGTTTCCGGTTCGGTGGGTCGGAGATGACGGAGCCGGGCGCCTCTCCGGACGACCCCTGGGTCAAGGCAAGCCCCGCGGGCGCGCACGCCGGCGAGGGGAGGGCGGGTCGGGCTCGTGCACGTGGGGGGTCCGGAAGACGAGGGGATTCTCTGCAGTTCCCAAAGGTTCCCCCACCCTCCGGGCCCCTGGGCTGCAGAGAAGACAGCCCTCACCCTGCGCGTGCCAAG GTGGAGTATGCCTACAGTGACAACAGCCTGGATCCCG GGCTTTTTGTAGAAAGTACCCGAAAGGGGAGTGTAGTGTCCAGAGCTAATAGCATCGGTTCCACCAGTGCCTCTTCCGTCCCCAATACAG ATGATGAGGACAGTGATTACCACCAGGAGTCCTACAAGGAGTCCTACAAAGACCGGAGGCGGCGAGCACACACTCAGGCGGAGCAAAAGAGGAGAGATGCCATCAAG AGAGGCTATGATGACCTCCAGACCATCGTCCCCACCTGCCAGCAGCAGGACTTCTCCATTGGCTCCCAAAAGCTCAGCAAAGCCATCGTCCTACAGAAGA CTATTGACTACATCCAGTTTTTgcacaaggagaagaaaaagcaggaggaggaggtgtcCATGCTACGCAAGGACGTCACGGCCCTAAAGATCATGAAAGT GAACTATGAACAGATCGTGAAGGCGCACCAGGACAACCCCCACGAGGGAGAAGACCAGGTCTCTGACCAAGTCAAGTTCAATGTGTTTCAAGGCATCATGGACTCTCTGTTCCAGTCCTTCAATGCCTCCATCTCTGTGGCCAGTTTCCAGGAGCTGTCGGCCTGTGTCTTCAGCTGGATTGAGGAGCACTGTAAGCCTCAG ACCCTCCGGGAGATCGTGATTGGCGTCTTGCACCAGTTGAAGAACCAGCTGTACTGA
- the MLX gene encoding max-like protein X isoform X3 — protein MRGWLRQPGLQAWQGRGWTPVPESRGPSTACPHNFRGYCSHEPFEGTPFYRMCFVSRCGRGEGRLLCQPHARLRVSCPLGFEFSRLRMRGPRPALHLSFVGWWVWVTWKCLASSSPQGARPLAGFRFGGSEMTEPGASPDDPWVKVEYAYSDNSLDPDDEDSDYHQESYKESYKDRRRRAHTQAEQKRRDAIKRGYDDLQTIVPTCQQQDFSIGSQKLSKAIVLQKTIDYIQFLHKEKKKQEEEVSMLRKDVTALKIMKVNYEQIVKAHQDNPHEGEDQVSDQVKFNVFQGIMDSLFQSFNASISVASFQELSACVFSWIEEHCKPQTLREIVIGVLHQLKNQLY, from the exons ATGCGGGGTTGGCTGAGGCAGCCAGGACTGCAGGCCTGGCAGGGCAGGGGTTGGACACCCGTCCCTGAGAGCCGCGGGCCCAGCACAGCATGTCCACACAACTTTCGGGGATACTGTTCGCACGAGCCTTTTGAGGGgactccattttacagaatgtGCTTCGTGTCGCGGTGTGGGCGTGGGGAAGGACGACTTCTGTGtcagccccacgccaggctccgTGTCTCCTGCCCCCTCGGGTTTGAGTTTTCCAGGCTGCGCATGCGCGGGCCGCGCCCCGCCCTCCACCTCTCGTTCGTGGGTTGGTGGGTTTGGGTCACGTGGAAGTGCCTCGCCTCTTCCTCGCCGCAGGGGGCCCGGCCGCTGGCTGGTTTCCGGTTCGGTGGGTCGGAGATGACGGAGCCGGGCGCCTCTCCGGACGACCCCTGGGTCAAG GTGGAGTATGCCTACAGTGACAACAGCCTGGATCCCG ATGATGAGGACAGTGATTACCACCAGGAGTCCTACAAGGAGTCCTACAAAGACCGGAGGCGGCGAGCACACACTCAGGCGGAGCAAAAGAGGAGAGATGCCATCAAG AGAGGCTATGATGACCTCCAGACCATCGTCCCCACCTGCCAGCAGCAGGACTTCTCCATTGGCTCCCAAAAGCTCAGCAAAGCCATCGTCCTACAGAAGA CTATTGACTACATCCAGTTTTTgcacaaggagaagaaaaagcaggaggaggaggtgtcCATGCTACGCAAGGACGTCACGGCCCTAAAGATCATGAAAGT GAACTATGAACAGATCGTGAAGGCGCACCAGGACAACCCCCACGAGGGAGAAGACCAGGTCTCTGACCAAGTCAAGTTCAATGTGTTTCAAGGCATCATGGACTCTCTGTTCCAGTCCTTCAATGCCTCCATCTCTGTGGCCAGTTTCCAGGAGCTGTCGGCCTGTGTCTTCAGCTGGATTGAGGAGCACTGTAAGCCTCAG ACCCTCCGGGAGATCGTGATTGGCGTCTTGCACCAGTTGAAGAACCAGCTGTACTGA
- the PSMC3IP gene encoding homologous-pairing protein 2 homolog isoform X3: MYGKQKIYFADQDQFDMVSDADLQGLDAKIVALTATVQGLQQSCRHMEAELKELTSALTTPEMQKEIQELKKECAGYNERLRNIKAATNHVTPEEKEQVYRERQKYCKEWRKRKRMATELCDAILEGYPKSKKQFFEEVGIETDEDYNVKLPDP, encoded by the exons ATGTACGGCAAGCAGAAGATCTATTTTGCGGACCAG GACCAGTTCGACATGGTGAGTGACGCTGACCTCCAGGGCCTGGACGCCAAAATCGTGGCCCTCACTGCCACGGTGCAGGGCCTGCAGCAGAGCTGCCGCCACATGGAGGCCG AGCTGAAGGAGTTAACTAGTGCCCTGACCACACCGGAGATGCAGAAAGAGATCCAGGAGTTGAAGAAGGAATGTGCTGGCTACAACGAGAGACTAAGGAACATCAAGGCAGCCACCAACCATGTGACtccagaagagaaagagcag GTgtacagagaaaggcagaagtaCTGCAAGGAGTGGAGAAAGCGGAAGAGGATG GCAACAGAGCTGTGTGATGCAATCCTTGAAGGATACCCCAAGAGCAAGAAGCAGTTCTTT GAGGAAGTTGGGATAGAGACAGATGAAGATTACAACGTGAAGCTCCCTGACCCTTGA
- the PSMC3IP gene encoding homologous-pairing protein 2 homolog isoform X1 gives MSKGRAEAAAGAPGILLRYLQEQNRPYSAQDVFGNLQREHGLGKTAVVKALEQLAQQGKIKEKMYGKQKIYFADQDQFDMVSDADLQGLDAKIVALTATVQGLQQSCRHMEAELKELTSALTTPEMQKEIQELKKECAGYNERLRNIKAATNHVTPEEKEQVYRERQKYCKEWRKRKRMATELCDAILEGYPKSKKQFFEEVGIETDEDYNVKLPDP, from the exons ATGAGTAAAGGCCGGGCAGAGGCTGCGGCGGGAG CCCCCGGGATTCTCCTGAGGTACCTGCAGGAGCAGAACCGGCCCTACAGCGCCCAGGACGTCTTCGGGAACCTGCAGCGGGAACACGGACTGGGCAAGACG gcGGTGGTGAAGGCGCTGGAGCAGCTGGCTCAACAAGGCAAAATCAAAGAGAAGATGTACGGCAAGCAGAAGATCTATTTTGCGGACCAG GACCAGTTCGACATGGTGAGTGACGCTGACCTCCAGGGCCTGGACGCCAAAATCGTGGCCCTCACTGCCACGGTGCAGGGCCTGCAGCAGAGCTGCCGCCACATGGAGGCCG AGCTGAAGGAGTTAACTAGTGCCCTGACCACACCGGAGATGCAGAAAGAGATCCAGGAGTTGAAGAAGGAATGTGCTGGCTACAACGAGAGACTAAGGAACATCAAGGCAGCCACCAACCATGTGACtccagaagagaaagagcag GTgtacagagaaaggcagaagtaCTGCAAGGAGTGGAGAAAGCGGAAGAGGATG GCAACAGAGCTGTGTGATGCAATCCTTGAAGGATACCCCAAGAGCAAGAAGCAGTTCTTT GAGGAAGTTGGGATAGAGACAGATGAAGATTACAACGTGAAGCTCCCTGACCCTTGA
- the PSMC3IP gene encoding homologous-pairing protein 2 homolog isoform X2: MSKGRAEAAAGAPGILLRYLQEQNRPYSAQDVFGNLQREHGLGKTAVVKALEQLAQQGKIKEKMYGKQKIYFADQDQFDMVSDADLQGLDAKIVALTATVQGLQQSCRHMEAELKELTSALTTPEMQKEIQELKKECAGYNERLRNIKAATNHVTPEEKEQATELCDAILEGYPKSKKQFFEEVGIETDEDYNVKLPDP, from the exons ATGAGTAAAGGCCGGGCAGAGGCTGCGGCGGGAG CCCCCGGGATTCTCCTGAGGTACCTGCAGGAGCAGAACCGGCCCTACAGCGCCCAGGACGTCTTCGGGAACCTGCAGCGGGAACACGGACTGGGCAAGACG gcGGTGGTGAAGGCGCTGGAGCAGCTGGCTCAACAAGGCAAAATCAAAGAGAAGATGTACGGCAAGCAGAAGATCTATTTTGCGGACCAG GACCAGTTCGACATGGTGAGTGACGCTGACCTCCAGGGCCTGGACGCCAAAATCGTGGCCCTCACTGCCACGGTGCAGGGCCTGCAGCAGAGCTGCCGCCACATGGAGGCCG AGCTGAAGGAGTTAACTAGTGCCCTGACCACACCGGAGATGCAGAAAGAGATCCAGGAGTTGAAGAAGGAATGTGCTGGCTACAACGAGAGACTAAGGAACATCAAGGCAGCCACCAACCATGTGACtccagaagagaaagagcag GCAACAGAGCTGTGTGATGCAATCCTTGAAGGATACCCCAAGAGCAAGAAGCAGTTCTTT GAGGAAGTTGGGATAGAGACAGATGAAGATTACAACGTGAAGCTCCCTGACCCTTGA